Below is a genomic region from Candidatus Melainabacteria bacterium RIFOXYA2_FULL_32_9.
ACCTTGATAATTTTCAATAGCTGCTTCTAGTGCTTCTTTGCCCATAACGCTGCAGTGCATTTTTTGTTCCGGTAAACCGCCTAAAAAGTCAGCAATATCTTGATTGTTGATTTTTGAAGCTTCTTCCACCGATTTTCCGATTATCATTTCAGTTAATGCGCCTGCACTTGCAACAGCAGATCCGCAGCCAAATGTCTGGAATTTTGCATCAATTATGATCCCAGATGATTTATCTATTTTAAGAAAAAGTTTGAGCGCATCACCGCAGCTTATGCTCCCTACTTCTCCTATAGCATCTGCGTTTTCTATTTCTCCGACATTTTTAGGATTTCTATAGTAATCTCTTACTTTTTCTGTATATTCCCACATTGGTTTGTTCCTTTAAACTAAGATTTAAATAACGATTCTGCATTTATTTTACTTTAAACATTGGTTATATCAAAAAAAATTAATACAGATTTAATTTTTTGTTTACTTGTTTAGAGTTACCTATTTATAATGACGAATTTTATGTTTAAAGTTTCTAATAGCACTCGGTTTTAGGATTTTATATGACTTTCAATAAAAAAATGGGATAAAATTTTATCCCATTTAGTGAATTGTTTATATAACTAAATTTTACGCAGCTTTGAAGAAATCTCTCAATTCCTCAGGTAATTGAGCTGAAATATCTTCTGCTTCACCAGGTGTGATTTGGTCTTTTAATGTATGTAATACTGCTTTAGTTAATGATTCTGCGTGCAAAGGTAGGCCTTCTCTTAGAATTTCATTTTCTACGAGGCTCATTAATTCAACTTTATGGCGGTATTTGAGTCTTTTACCTGATAAAAAGAAATAGTTAGTTATCCATATCTGGTTGTTCCAAATTCTCTTTAAATCATGTGGTAATTGATCTGCAACATCTGAAGCTTCTTCAACTGTTAATCTGTGGCTGAGAATACTTAAAACTATTTGTACGCCTCTTTCAGCTACATTTTTATCTTGTATGTTAAGTTGTTGCATCACTTTTTTGATAAAATCATCTTTATTCATGAAAATTCCCCCTTACTATTGTTACGTTAAACTGCTTTTTGATTTTTATATTAATTTCACCAGCGTTATCTTTTACATTCATTTTTAGGTTTANNNNNNNNNNNNNNNNNNNNNNNNNNNNNNNNNCCAGCGTTATCTTTTACATTCATTTTTAGGTTTATTTACAGCATAAAATATTGTGTAATTAAGATAAGTTTCTTTATACAATATAAATTACTAACCCAGTTGAATGTCATTCTCTATTTGTCTCATTTGTTATTGTTTTAATCAGTACTATTTATATAATTAAAAAAATATTTTCAAAAAATAATATTATTTAGGTGTAAAAACTTATTATACTTACTTGTTTAAATTAGATTTCGTAGTATAATCAGGTTACAATGTAATTGTGATAGTAGTAGTCAAACTTAAAAAGTGCTTAAGCTGCGAGAGTTAGAAAAAATTTATTATGATTAATCAAGATAAGTGTGAAAAAGGTTTAATTATGGAAAACCGTCCTTGGGGGAGTTTTACTGTTTTAGAAGAAGGGGATAAGTACAAGGTTAAAAAGCTTGTAATAAATCCTCATCAAAGGTTAAGTTTACAAATGCATCAGCACAGAGATGAACATTGGGTAGTTGCAGAAGGCACACCGTTACTTAGATGTGGTGATATCTCAAAAGAATATAATATTGGTGAATGTATTGTAATTAAAAAAGTCGAATTACATCGTATTGAGAATAAAACTGATTCTCAGGTAATCATTATAGAGATTCAAAATGGTGATTATCTTGGTGAGGATGATATTATAAGAATTGAAGATGACTATTCAAGAGTAGACAAAGTCTAAATAGTTTATTTTATTAAGTAAAGAGTGATGGCCAGTAATCATCACTCTTTACTTATTGGCCAATATTAAGAAATTGTAATTTTTGAGAGAGAAATAAGCAATTTTTATTATGATAAGTATTTATTTATAGAGTGAATATCAATAATAAAAATTGAGGGATGTTTTAATATGACCACTATTCGACCAGGACTTAATAGTTTATTATATGTCAATCCTGCACCTTCAGTATATTTACCAGGCTAAAAAGGATGATCCTATGACTATTAAACTTACTAATGATGAGATAAGAGTTTCAGGTAATGCTAAGGATGTAGCGGATCTTTTCGTTAATGACAGTTAAAGTACCAGAAGTAATCTGGCCTAAAAAAAAGTCAGATAACCAAGTAAAAGATCTTCCGCCAAAAATATTTGATATGAGGTATGAAGACGATAACGATATATAAAAGCATTTTTTAATTTACTTGTTTAAATTTATAGGAGATTTTATATGCTAAGTTCAATAGATCCAAATAAAGCTAACTTCATTTATGCTAGCAAAGAGGTAATAAATCCTGCAAACGTTTGTAGGATTTATCGCAATCCTGAGTTCGGTAACAGTCCTGCTACTACTTTAGATAGGTCCATTATTGAATTCACTAATGGTAGTAAAATTGGTTATTCAGAGAGTGTTCAGACATTGCGTGAAAGTTTAAACTTAATCGGCTAATAGTTTGTAGAAAGAGAGAAGGCTTTAAGCCTTTTCTCTTTCTATGCTTTATTTAATGCGGGTTTTTTGACTATTAATGAATTTCCTGTCATTTCTTCCGGTTTTTCTATATCAAGTATATCCAGTACAGTTGGTGCAATATCTGCTAAACAGCCTCCTTCTTGAAGTGATGCCTCTTTATCATAATTTATTAAGAGAAAAGGAACCATATTTGTTGTATGTGCTGTAAATGGTTTGTGTGTTTCAGGATCTTCCATACATTCAGCATTTCCATGATCTGAAGTTAGCAGCATAATTGCATCAACGCTTTTTACTGCATCGATAATTTTTCTAAGGCAATCATCAATAGTTTCAACTGCTTTTACAGCTGCGTCAAGTTTTCCTGTGTGGCCTACCATATCTGGATTAGCAAAATTTACAAGTATAAATTGATATTCTTTTGACTTTAAAGCTTTAACAACTTTTTCTGCTACTTCAGGGGCGCTCATTTCTGGTTTTAAGTCATATGTAGCAACTTTTGGTGATGGAACAAGTACTCTTGTTTCAGTTGGGAACGCTCTTTCTACGCCACCATTAAAGAAGAAAGTAACGTGTGCATATTTTTCTGTTTCTGCTGTTCTGAATTGCTGTACTCCATGTTTATCAAGAACCTCTCCCAAAATCCCCTTTAATTCTTGTGGAGGAAATGCGATTGGGAGATTAAATGTTTCATCGTATTGAGTTATACAAACATAATATGTGTTATTAAGTACTGACTTTCTGGTAAAGCCGTCAAAGTTAGGATCATTAATTGCTCTTGTTAATTGTCTTGCTCTATCAGGTCTGAAATTAAAGAAAATTATTGAATCATTATCTTTTAATCTGGAATTTTCATCTCCTGCAACTAAGGGTAATACAAATTCATCTGTTACATCTTCATTGTATGAATTCTGTATTCCTTCTATTGTGGTTTTTGTACAATTACCTTCACCATATAGTAGGCAATTATAAGCTTTTTCTGTTCTATCCCATCTATTATCTCTATCCATTGCATAGTATCTGCCTATAACTGTGGCTACAGCCGGTAAACCTAGTTTATCTAATTTTTCTTCAACAGGTGTTATATACTCGATAGCGCTTTGTGGCGGAGTATCACGTCCATCAAGAAATGCATGGACATATACGTTTTTTAATCCGTGCTGATGAGCAAGGTCAATAAGTGCATAAATGTGGCCCATTGCACTATGAACACCACCTTCACTCACTAAACCCATAAAATGTATAGATGAGTTATGTTTTTTTGCGTGTTCAACAGCATTTAAGAATTCTGTGTTTTCAAAGAAAGTTTTTTCTCTAATAGCTTTGTTAATTCTTGTTAGTTCTTGATAAACAACTCTACCTGCTCCCAGGTTAAGATGTCCTACTTCAGAATTTCCCATTTGGCCTTCAGGCAACCCAACATGTTCACCATCTGCATATATACAAGTATCAGGATACTCTTTTACTAGTGAGTGATATGTCGGGATATTTGCTGCTTCTATAGCATTTGTAGGGCATTTTGAGCCACAACCCCATCCGTCTAATATGGTTAGTAAAACAGTTTTATTATTCATTAATTTTTCCTTTCTCAAAACCCAATAAATTCTATAGGTCTGCCTCATTCTTTTATAATATGTACTAATTTAATTTTGTAAACTATATTCAATTAAAGAAAGCCGATTAAAAATAAAAAATCGGCTTTGTTATTTTGATATTAACTTACAATAAACGTCTAAAAATTATATTTTTTTAATTAACTCTAATATTTTTAGTTATTATTATTTGAAAACTTTTCTATAATACTTTTAAATATATTGCTTTTTTCGTTACGTCTAGCTTCTTCTTTTTCACGCATAATTCTACTCTCTTCTGCCATTTTTTGTCTTTCAATTAATACTTCATCTAGTTTTTTATAGCCTTTTAAAATTTTTTCCTTAAAGGTTTTAGCTGATATACAATCTGCTGGACAACAATCTTCACCTATATCATTTTTAAGTGTNNNNNNNNNNNTTCATCGTTTTTTCCGTTTTTCTC
It encodes:
- a CDS encoding phosphoglycerate mutase (2,3-diphosphoglycerate-independent) — translated: MNNKTVLLTILDGWGCGSKCPTNAIEAANIPTYHSLVKEYPDTCIYADGEHVGLPEGQMGNSEVGHLNLGAGRVVYQELTRINKAIREKTFFENTEFLNAVEHAKKHNSSIHFMGLVSEGGVHSAMGHIYALIDLAHQHGLKNVYVHAFLDGRDTPPQSAIEYITPVEEKLDKLGLPAVATVIGRYYAMDRDNRWDRTEKAYNCLLYGEGNCTKTTIEGIQNSYNEDVTDEFVLPLVAGDENSRLKDNDSIIFFNFRPDRARQLTRAINDPNFDGFTRKSVLNNTYYVCITQYDETFNLPIAFPPQELKGILGEVLDKHGVQQFRTAETEKYAHVTFFFNGGVERAFPTETRVLVPSPKVATYDLKPEMSAPEVAEKVVKALKSKEYQFILVNFANPDMVGHTGKLDAAVKAVETIDDCLRKIIDAVKSVDAIMLLTSDHGNAECMEDPETHKPFTAHTTNMVPFLLINYDKEASLQEGGCLADIAPTVLDILDIEKPEEMTGNSLIVKKPALNKA